The following are encoded together in the Tamandua tetradactyla isolate mTamTet1 chromosome 14, mTamTet1.pri, whole genome shotgun sequence genome:
- the LOC143655440 gene encoding olfactory receptor 4F3/4F16/4F29-like produces the protein MDERNYSVVSEFLLLGFTTSWEMQILLFLLFTIFYVASILGNLLIVLTIISDHYLHSPMYFLLANLSFIDTGVSSIATPKIIYDLFRKYKVISLKACITQMFFIHTVGGTEMVLLIVMTYDRYIAICKPRHYLTIMSLRMCVFLLAAAWTVGLIHSVAQLAFVVNLPFCGPNKMNSFYCDFPRFIKLACTDTYRLEFLVTANSGFISTGTFFILIVSYIFILVTVCKHSSSGSSKALSTLSAHVTVVFFFFGPCIIDYVWPFPTLSIDKFLAIFDALITPFMNPIIYTFRNKEMKVAMRRLFGKVLRVRKSSFLRSSRNSDSSLLL, from the coding sequence ATGGATGAAAGAAATTACTCGGTGGTATCTGAGTTTCTGCTTCTGGGATTCACCACTTCTTGGGAgatgcaaattcttctttttctgcttttcacaATATTTTATGTAGCAAGTATTCTGGGAAATCTTCTCATTGTGCTCACAATAATCTCAGACCATTACTTACATTCTCCTATGTATTTCTTGCTGGCAAATCTGTCCTTCATTGACACAGGTGTTTCCAGCATTGCAACCCCAAAGATAATTTATGACCTTTTCAGAAAATATAAGGTTATCTCCTTGAAAGCTTGCATTACTCAGATGTTTTTTATTCACACTGTTGGAGGTACGGAGATGGTGCTGCTCATAGTCATGACCTATGACCGATATATCGCCATCTGTAAGCCCCGCCACTACCTGACCATCATGAGCCTGAGAATGTGCGTTTTTCTTTTGGCTGCTGCTTGGACCGTTGGCCTCATCCACTCTGTGGCCCAGCTGGCTTTTGTTGTAAATTTACCCTTTTGTGGCCCCAACAAAATGAATAGCTTTTATTGTGATTTTCCTCGGTTCATCAAGCTTGCATGTACAGACACATATAGACTGGAGTTTCTGGTCACTGCCAACAGTGGCTTCATCTCCACGGGTACCTTCTTCATCCTGATTGTGTCCTACATCTTCATCCTGGTCACAGTTTGTAAACACTCCTCAAGTGGTTCATCCAAGGCCCTCTCCACTCTCTCAGCTCACGTCACTgtggtgttctttttctttggtccTTGCATTATTGATTATGTATGGCCATTCCCTACTTTATCTATTGATAAATTTTTAGCCATCTTTGATGCCCTTATCACCCCCTTTATGAACCCCATTATCTATACATTTAGGAATAAGGAGATGAAGGTGGCAATGAGGAGACTGTTTGGTAAGGTTTTAAGGGTCAGGAAGAGTTCTTTCTTGCGCAGCTCAAGAAATTCAGATTCATCTTTACTATTGTAG
- the LOC143655085 gene encoding olfactory receptor 4F6-like — MGVGNHSVVSEFVLVGLTSSLEMQLVLFLLFSVFYVAGILGNLLIVLTVISDSCLHSPMYFLLANLSFIDMWVSSIAAPKMISDLFKKVKVISFQGCIAQMFFIHVIGGTEMVLLIAMAFDRYVAICRPLQYLTIMNFRTCILLLVTAWIIGIIHSLFQLVFVVNLPFCGLNEVDSFYCDLPRFIRLACADTYRLELMVTANSGFISLGTFFLLMTSYIFILVIVWQHFSGGLSKAFSTLSAHVTVVILFFGPCIFVYSWPFPTVPVDKFLAIIDVIITPFLNPAIYTMRNKEMRVAMRRIFSWILSFRKVF; from the coding sequence ATGGGGGTAGGAAATCACTCGGTCGTGTCTGAGTTTGTATTGGTGGGACTCACCAGTTCTTTGGAGATGCAACTTGTGCTCTTCCTacttttctctgtgttttatgtAGCAGGTATTTTAGGAAACCTCCTTATTGTGCTCACAGTGATCTCTGACTCCTGTTTACACTCCCCCATGTACTTCCTACTGGCCAACCTCTCTTTTATTGACATGTGGGTTTCCTCCATTGCAGCTCCCAAAATGATTTCTGATCTTTTCAAGAAGGTCAAAGTAATCTCTTTCCAAGGCTGCATTGCTCAGATGTTCTTCATTCATGTTATTGGAGGCACTGAAATGGTACTTCTCATAGCCATGGCCTTTGACCGATATGTAGCCATTTGTAGGCCTCTCCAATACCTGACCATTATGAACTTCAGAACTTGTATTTTACTCTTGGTGACTGCCTGGATTATTGGAATCATCCACTCATTGTTCCAACTTGTATTTGTTGTAAACCTTCCATTCTGTGGCCTCAATGAAGTGGACAGCTTTTACTGTGATCTTCCTCGATTTATTAGGCTTGCCTGTGCAGACACATACAGATTGGAGCTCATGGTCACTGCCAACAGTGGGTTCATTTCTCTGggaacttttttccttttgatgaCCTCCTACATCTTCATCTTAGTCATTGTTTGGCAACATTTTTCAGGTGGCTTGTCCAAAGCCTTCTCTACATTGTCAGCTCATGTCACTGTAGTGATCTTATTTTTTGGTCCATGCATCTTTGTGTATTCATGGCCATTTCCCACAGTACCAGTGGATAAATTCCTTGCCATAATTGATGTAATCATCACCCCATTTCTGAACCCTGCCATATACACTATGAGGAACAAAGAAATGAGGGTGGCAATGAGAAGAATATTCAGCTGGATATTAAGTTTCAGGAAGGTGTTTTAA